From the genome of Onthophagus taurus isolate NC chromosome 5, IU_Otau_3.0, whole genome shotgun sequence, one region includes:
- the LOC111422287 gene encoding beta-1,4-glucuronyltransferase 1-like has product MSYLKNLTKCENIRIESKFETVDDYRVFYNFIAAGKRFECDESITFATYARSLPEDLLRLEDAVSSFDGPFSIAVYLPGDQFYNVMEIISYLRRCRTKKIKKMVTFHLIFKRDDLPKTDSSSQLIKAFSDDFKCSESNDFKQKFKNVQNKKYPINLAENVAKYASQTHFIFSSRIDLIPPKNLVNSFFNMLKNHRDYYDFKPAIFVLPLFQIDENVGVPRNKRELKEVLLNGTGRVYLKTNCFGCKEINISDYLSRDFEELEGDFDVVSFDKKLPNLKLFYIGSKDEDEKNRFEDYNFLILNTFLIQK; this is encoded by the exons atgagCTACCTAAAAAACCTAACAAAGTGCGAAAACATCCGTATTGAATCGAAATTCGAAACCGTCGACGATTATCGCgtcttttacaattttattgcCGCCGGTAAACGTTTCGAATGCGACGAAAGCATCACTTTCGCCACTTACGCGCGCTCGTTACCTGAAGACCTGTTACGTCTTGAAGATGCCGTTTCATCCTTTGACGGACCTTTTAGCATCGCCGTTTATTTGCCGGGAGATCAATTTTACAACGTAATGGAAATTATTTCTTACCTAAGACGCTGTCGAacgaaaaagattaaaaaaatggttacctttcatttgatatttaAACGAGACGATTTACCCAAAacg gattcCTCGTCTCAATTAATAAAAGCGTTTAGCGACGATTTTAAATGTTCCGAATCCaacgattttaaacaaaaatttaagaatgtccaaaacaaaaaatatccgATTAATTTAGCCGAGAATGTTGCTAAATACGCGAGTCAaactcattttattttttcttcaagaaTCGATTTGATCCCCCCGAAAAATTTGgtgaattcattttttaacatgttaaaaaatcatcgtgaTTATTACGATTTTAAACCGGCGATCTTTGTTTTACCCCTTTTTCAAATCGATGAGAATGTTGGGGTGCCAAGAAATAAAAGGGAGTTGAAGGAGGTTTTATTGAACGGAACTGGGagggtttatttaaaaactaattgtTTTGGGTGTaaggaaattaatatttccGATTATTTATCGCGCGATTTTGAGGAGTTAGAGGGCGATTTTGATGTGGTTAGTTTTGATAAGAAGTTgcctaatttgaaattattttacattggCAGTAAGGATGAAGATGAGAAAAATCGATTCgaagattataattttttgattttaaatacgTTTTTGATTCAGAAATAA